The following coding sequences are from one Macaca mulatta isolate MMU2019108-1 chromosome 7, T2T-MMU8v2.0, whole genome shotgun sequence window:
- the PLEKHO2 gene encoding pleckstrin homology domain-containing family O member 2 has protein sequence MEEEGVKEAGEKPRGAQTVDKAGWIKKSSGGLLGFWKDRYLLLCQAQLLVYENEDDQKCVETVELGSYEKCQDLRALLKRKHRFILLRSPGNKVSDIKFQAPTGEEKESWIKALNEGINRGKNKAFDEVKVDKSCALEHVTRDRVRGGQRRRPPTRVHLKEVASAASDGLLRLDLDVPDSGPQVFAPSNDVSEAQPRETPRPLMPPTKPFLAPETTSPGDRVDTPVGERAPTPVSASSEVSPESQEDSETPAEEDSGSEQPPNSVLPDKLKVSWENPSSQEPPAAESAEPSQAPCSETSEAAPREGGKPPTPPPKILSEKLKACMGEMQASGPPAPGTAQVSVNGMDDSPEPAKPFQAEGTPGTPPKDATTSTALPLWDLQPQFHPRCSSLGDLLAEGPRRPLQPRERLYRAQLEVKVASEQTEKLLNKVLGSEPVPVSAETLLSQAVEQLRQATQVLQEMRDSGERNQEAPGLREKRKELVTLYRRSAP, from the exons ATGGAGGAGGAG GGTGTGAAGGAAGCGGGTGAGAAGCCTCGAGGAGCACAGACGGTGGACAAGGCTGGCTGGATCAAGAAGAGCAGTGGGGGCCTCCTGGGTTTCTGGAAAGACCGATATCTGCTCCTCTGCCAGGCCCAGCTGCTGGTCTATGAGAATGAG GATGATCAGAAGTGTGTGGAGACCGTGGAGCTGGGCAGCTATGAGAAGTGCCAGGACCTTCGTGCCCTCCTGAAGCGGAAACACCGCTTTATCCTGCTGCGATCCCCAGGGAACAAG GTCAGCGACATCAAATTCCAGGCACCCACCGGGGAGGAGAAGGAATCCTGGATCAAAGCCCTCAATGAAGGGATTAACCGAGGCAAAAACAAGGCTTTCGATGAG GTAAAGGTGGACAAGAGCTGTGCCCTGGAGCATGTGACGCGGGACCGGGTGCGAGGGGGCCAGCGGCGCCGGCCGCCAACGAGAGTCCACCTGAAGGAG GTGGCCAGCGCAGCTTCTGACGGGCTTCTGCGCCTGGATCTTGATGTTCCGGACAGTGGGCCACAGGTGTTTGCCCCCAGCAATGATGTCAGTGAAGCCCAACCTCGGGAGACACCCCGGCCCCTCATGCCTCCTACCAAGCCTTTCCTAGCACCTGAGACCACCAGCCCTGGTGACAGGGTGGATACCCCTGTAGGGGAGAGAGCCCCAACCCCTGTCTCAGCAAGCTCTGAGGTCTCCCCTGAGAGCCAAGAGGACTCAGAGACCCCAGCAGAGGAGGACAGTGGCTCTGAGCAGCCTCCCAACAGCGTCCTGCCTGACAAACTGAAGGTGAGCTGGGAGAACCCCAGCTCCCAGGAGCCCCCTGCTGCAGAGAGTGCAGAACCGTCCCAGGCACCCTGTTCAGAGACTTCTGAGGCTGCCCCCAGGGAGGGTGGGAAGCCCCCTACACCCCCACCCAAGATCTTATCGGAGAAACTGAAAGCCTGCATGGGTGAGATGCAGGCTTCTGGACCACCTGCTCCAGGCACAGCGCAGGTCTCAGTGAATGGCATGGATGACAGTCCTGAACCTGCCAAGCCCTTCCAGGCTGAGGGCACCCCAGGAACTCCCCCAAAGGATGCAACAACGTCCACAGCACTGCCCCTCTGGGACCTGCAACCTCAGTTCCATCCCCGCTGTTCCTCCCTTGGGGACTTGCTTGCGGAAGGCCCGCGGCGTCCTTTGCAGCCCAGGGAACGGCTATATCGGGCCCAGCTGGAGGTGAAGGTGGCCTCGGAACAGACAGAGAAACTGTTAAACAAGGTGCTGGGCAGTGAGCCAGTCCCTGTTAGCGCCGAAACATTGCTCAGCCAGGCTGTGGAGCAGCTGAGGCAGGCCACCCAGGTCCTGCAGGAAATGAGAGATTCGGGAGAGCGGAACCAGGAAGCACCTGGGCTAAGGGAGAAGCGGAAGGAGCTGGTGACCCTCTACAGGAGAAGTGCACCCTAG